In Bosea vestrisii, the following are encoded in one genomic region:
- a CDS encoding ribonuclease D, which translates to MTIRLHRGDLPDGFQPGPILAIDTETLGLNPQRDRLCVVQLSRGDGTADVVQIPKDAPAPANLCRVLADPGVLKLFHFARFDIAALEKAFGVVTAPVYCTKIASKLVRTYTDRHGLKDLVRELLGVDLSKQQQSSDWGADTLTEAQLGYAAADVLHLHALKTKLDVMLEREGRAHLAKACFDFLPTRAELDLAGWPEVDIFAHT; encoded by the coding sequence ATGACCATTCGTCTGCATCGCGGCGATCTGCCTGATGGGTTCCAGCCGGGGCCGATCCTGGCGATCGACACCGAGACTCTGGGCCTCAACCCGCAGCGCGACCGGCTCTGCGTGGTGCAGCTCTCGCGCGGCGACGGCACCGCCGATGTCGTGCAGATTCCCAAGGACGCGCCGGCGCCGGCCAATCTCTGCCGCGTCCTCGCCGATCCCGGCGTGCTGAAGCTCTTTCACTTCGCCCGCTTCGACATCGCCGCGTTGGAAAAGGCGTTCGGGGTCGTCACGGCGCCGGTCTATTGCACCAAGATCGCCTCCAAGCTGGTGCGCACCTATACTGATCGTCACGGGCTGAAGGATCTGGTCCGGGAGCTGCTCGGCGTCGATTTGTCGAAGCAGCAGCAATCCTCCGATTGGGGTGCCGACACGTTGACCGAAGCGCAGCTCGGCTATGCCGCGGCCGACGTGCTGCACCTGCATGCGCTGAAGACTAAGCTCGACGTGATGCTGGAGCGCGAGGGGCGCGCGCATCTCGCCAAGGCCTGCTTCGACTTCCTGCCGACGCGCGCCGAGCTCGACCTTGCCGGCTGGCCCGAGGTCGACATCTTCGCACATACGTAA
- the hpf gene encoding ribosome hibernation-promoting factor, HPF/YfiA family: MSLRISGKNLDVGEALRGQAEARVAAALGKYYEGGYQGHVTVGKDGTAFKTDGVLHLSSGITLEASATAHDPYASLDKMAERIEKRLRRYKRRLKDRAAAANGREPGLEIPSYVIAAPDEDIEEHEADHAGENPVIVAESTKSLHQMTVGDAVAELDLTGAPVVIFRHAGNGRMNVVYRRRDGNIGWIDPPASLS, from the coding sequence ATGAGCTTGCGAATCTCCGGCAAGAATCTCGATGTCGGCGAGGCCCTGCGTGGCCAGGCCGAAGCCAGGGTCGCCGCGGCGTTGGGCAAGTACTATGAGGGCGGCTACCAGGGCCACGTCACCGTCGGCAAGGACGGCACCGCCTTCAAGACCGATGGTGTCCTGCATCTCTCCTCCGGTATCACGCTCGAAGCCTCCGCCACCGCGCACGATCCCTATGCCAGCCTCGACAAGATGGCCGAGCGCATCGAGAAGCGGCTGCGTCGCTATAAGCGAAGACTGAAAGATCGCGCTGCTGCTGCCAACGGGCGCGAGCCCGGGCTGGAAATCCCCAGCTATGTGATCGCTGCCCCCGATGAGGATATCGAGGAGCACGAAGCTGATCATGCCGGCGAGAATCCGGTGATCGTGGCGGAATCGACCAAATCCCTGCACCAGATGACGGTTGGCGACGCGGTCGCCGAGCTCGACCTGACCGGTGCGCCTGTGGTTATCTTCCGCCATGCTGGCAATGGCCGCATGAACGTCGTATACCGCCGCCGTGACGGTAATATCGGCTGGATCGATCCGCCGGCTTCTCTTTCTTGA
- a CDS encoding DUF805 domain-containing protein: MSAIRLFTDLNGRIGLRQFWLGSIALALCLLAIQWAAPQLTDKFTAAKIIAFANAFALFPWAALAAKRATDRGGSALFGILLICAIVLPRELQPLLGYAWAPSLVAISTMAWLVALVDLGLMPGVDPDVALAEQEGAAKRAS, encoded by the coding sequence ATGTCCGCAATCCGCCTCTTCACCGATCTCAACGGCCGCATCGGCCTGCGCCAGTTCTGGCTCGGCAGCATTGCGCTCGCGCTCTGTCTGCTGGCGATCCAGTGGGCCGCGCCGCAACTGACGGACAAATTCACCGCGGCGAAGATCATTGCCTTCGCCAACGCCTTCGCCCTGTTTCCCTGGGCTGCGCTGGCCGCCAAACGCGCCACCGACCGAGGCGGCTCGGCGCTTTTCGGCATCCTGCTGATCTGCGCCATCGTCCTGCCGCGGGAATTGCAGCCATTGCTGGGCTACGCTTGGGCGCCCTCGCTGGTCGCGATCTCGACGATGGCCTGGCTGGTCGCGCTGGTCGATCTCGGCCTGATGCCAGGCGTCGATCCCGATGTGGCGCTTGCCGAGCAAGAAGGGGCTGCTAAACGGGCATCATGA
- the lptC gene encoding LPS export ABC transporter periplasmic protein LptC, with protein MAITSETRSPSAIRAQLRQSAFQAARRHSVLVRLLRRLIPVGAALAVVGLIIVPFLNPLRQAGNFSLGGVSLSGGKVVMEAPKLAGYRKDNSPYEVTADSALQDVRNPTQIELVKMTARVLMKNEGWININAQSGHFDQQKEKLKLVDDVKIRTESGYDIRMRTADVDFKGGTVNSREPVKVNLGTTTVDADTLDVKDNGALITFEGRVHVLIENAPARSLAGPEREGSTPNLEALRSAGKP; from the coding sequence TTGGCGATCACCTCTGAGACACGGAGCCCGTCGGCGATTCGGGCGCAACTGCGGCAGAGCGCCTTCCAGGCGGCGCGCCGGCATTCCGTGCTCGTGCGCCTGCTGCGGCGGCTGATTCCGGTTGGAGCCGCGCTCGCTGTGGTGGGCCTGATTATCGTCCCCTTCCTCAACCCGCTGCGTCAGGCCGGTAACTTCTCGCTGGGCGGGGTCAGCCTGTCGGGCGGCAAGGTCGTGATGGAGGCGCCGAAGCTCGCCGGCTATCGCAAGGACAACAGTCCTTATGAGGTCACGGCCGATTCGGCCCTGCAGGATGTGCGCAATCCGACGCAGATCGAATTGGTCAAGATGACGGCCCGCGTGCTGATGAAGAACGAGGGCTGGATCAACATCAACGCCCAGAGCGGCCATTTCGACCAGCAGAAGGAAAAGCTGAAGCTGGTCGACGATGTGAAGATCCGCACCGAGTCGGGCTATGATATCCGCATGCGCACGGCCGATGTCGACTTCAAGGGCGGAACCGTCAATTCGCGCGAGCCGGTCAAGGTCAATCTCGGCACCACCACGGTCGACGCCGACACGCTCGACGTGAAGGACAATGGCGCGCTGATCACCTTCGAGGGGCGCGTGCATGTCCTGATCGAGAACGCGCCGGCGCGCAGCCTCGCAGGACCGGAGCGCGAAGGCAGCACACCCAACCTCGAAGCCCTTCGTTCCGCCGGCAAGCCGTGA
- the ptsN gene encoding PTS IIA-like nitrogen regulatory protein PtsN, with the protein MTLTDLLRPDAVISPLRANSKKQALQELAQHAALLTGLPERELFEALLQRERLGSTGIGDGIAIPHGRMAGIDRLVGLFGRADKPIDFEALDGQPVDIVFVLIAPEGAGADHLKALARVARVLRNQAVLEQVRHAHDPAAIYAILAETAAKAA; encoded by the coding sequence ATGACGCTGACCGATCTTCTCCGACCCGACGCGGTGATCTCACCGTTGCGTGCCAACAGCAAGAAACAGGCTCTGCAGGAACTGGCGCAGCACGCTGCCCTGCTGACCGGCCTGCCCGAGCGCGAGCTCTTCGAAGCCCTGCTCCAGCGCGAGCGCCTCGGCTCGACCGGGATCGGCGACGGCATCGCGATTCCGCATGGCCGGATGGCCGGCATCGACCGGCTCGTCGGCCTGTTCGGCCGCGCCGATAAGCCGATCGACTTCGAGGCGCTGGACGGTCAGCCGGTCGATATCGTCTTCGTGCTGATCGCTCCGGAAGGGGCGGGGGCCGATCACCTCAAGGCGCTGGCCCGCGTCGCCCGTGTGCTGCGCAACCAGGCAGTCCTGGAGCAGGTGCGCCATGCGCACGATCCGGCCGCCATCTACGCCATCCTGGCGGAGACTGCTGCCAAGGCGGCCTGA
- a CDS encoding LptA/OstA family protein, with product MKSFVLALAALIAPVLSVAALAQQQPARSNAAPAAAPAAASAAPAKPAKPRGGAPGSPFGGMGGDSKEPIKIDANKLDVLDKDNKAVFSGNVVAVQGETTVRCSVMTVFYEGRGQGGTPKPAQPAAQGQGQSNDGAIKRIECTGPVTVVSKTQAATSDNAVFDRANNKVIMTGNVALNDGPNITRGDQLVYDTQTGVANVTSKGRVQGFFVPNSGEAGKDGKDNKAGAKPAAAPTN from the coding sequence ATGAAATCCTTCGTTCTCGCTCTCGCTGCCCTGATTGCGCCGGTCCTGTCCGTCGCCGCGCTGGCCCAGCAACAGCCCGCGCGATCCAACGCGGCGCCGGCTGCTGCGCCCGCCGCTGCGAGCGCTGCACCGGCCAAGCCGGCCAAGCCGCGTGGCGGCGCCCCGGGCTCGCCTTTCGGCGGCATGGGCGGCGACAGCAAGGAGCCGATCAAGATCGACGCCAACAAGCTCGATGTGCTCGACAAGGACAACAAGGCGGTCTTTTCCGGCAATGTCGTTGCCGTGCAGGGCGAGACCACCGTGCGCTGCTCGGTGATGACGGTATTCTATGAGGGTCGTGGCCAGGGCGGCACGCCGAAGCCGGCCCAACCTGCCGCGCAAGGTCAGGGTCAGAGCAATGACGGCGCAATCAAGCGCATCGAATGCACCGGACCGGTCACCGTCGTCTCGAAGACCCAGGCCGCGACCTCGGACAACGCCGTCTTCGACCGTGCCAACAACAAAGTGATCATGACAGGCAACGTTGCTTTGAACGACGGTCCGAACATCACCCGGGGCGACCAGCTCGTCTATGATACGCAGACCGGCGTCGCCAACGTGACCTCGAAGGGACGTGTCCAGGGCTTCTTCGTGCCGAATTCGGGCGAAGCCGGCAAGGACGGCAAGGACAACAAGGCGGGGGCCAAGCCGGCCGCTGCACCGACCAACTGA
- the lptB gene encoding LPS export ABC transporter ATP-binding protein yields MFARLFGKGKKNGKDKPAAEDDAQGPIASAVGGSGILAVSGLRKTYGARNVVSEASLYVRNGEAVGLLGPNGAGKTTIFYMITGLVSADMGVISLEGNDITNLPMYQRARLGIGYLPQEASIFRGLSVEDNIRAVLEVVEPNRKKRERELDKLLDEFNIARLRKAPSIALSGGERRRCEIARALAGRPSFILLDEPFAGIDPIAVGDIQELVRQLTDRGIGVLITDHNVRETLGLVDRAYIIHSGRVLTEGSPAEIIANADVRRVYLGEDFRL; encoded by the coding sequence GTGTTCGCCAGGCTCTTCGGCAAAGGCAAGAAAAACGGCAAGGACAAGCCCGCGGCTGAAGACGACGCGCAGGGTCCCATCGCCAGCGCCGTCGGCGGCAGCGGCATCCTGGCCGTCAGCGGTCTGCGCAAGACCTACGGCGCCCGCAATGTCGTGAGCGAGGCCTCGCTCTATGTCCGCAACGGCGAGGCGGTCGGCCTGCTGGGACCGAACGGCGCCGGCAAGACCACGATCTTCTACATGATCACCGGCCTGGTCAGCGCCGACATGGGCGTGATCTCCCTCGAAGGGAACGACATCACCAACCTGCCGATGTACCAGCGCGCCCGGCTTGGCATCGGCTACCTGCCGCAGGAAGCCTCGATCTTCCGCGGCCTCTCGGTCGAAGACAATATCCGGGCCGTGCTGGAAGTGGTCGAGCCGAATCGCAAGAAGCGCGAGCGCGAGCTCGACAAGCTGCTCGACGAGTTCAACATCGCCCGCCTGCGCAAGGCGCCTTCGATCGCACTCTCGGGCGGCGAGCGGCGGCGCTGCGAGATCGCCCGCGCGCTCGCCGGCCGCCCCTCCTTCATCCTGCTCGACGAGCCCTTCGCCGGCATCGACCCGATCGCGGTCGGCGACATCCAGGAGCTGGTTCGGCAGTTGACTGATCGCGGCATCGGCGTGCTGATCACCGACCACAATGTCCGCGAGACGCTGGGCCTGGTCGACCGCGCCTACATCATTCATTCCGGCCGAGTGCTGACAGAAGGCTCGCCGGCCGAGATCATCGCCAACGCCGATGTCCGCCGCGTCTATCTCGGCGAGGACTTCCGCCTCTGA
- a CDS encoding fumarate hydratase, with translation MAYTHVDLFPLGEDKTPYRSLGSDGVTVETVAGREVLSVSREAIRKLSEQAFIDINHLLRPGHLAQLAKILDDPEATSNDRFVAYDLLKNAGIAAGGVLPMCQDTGTAIIMGKKGRTVWTEGDDEAALGEGVYDAYLKRNLRYSQVAPLSMFEEKNTATNLPAQIDIYAEGEDAYKFLFVAKGGGSANKTFLFQATPSLLTKDRMMAFLKEKILTLGTAACPPYHLAIVIGGTSAEQNLKTVKLASTKYLDALPTKGSASGHAFRDLEMEEEVHKLTQALGVGAQFGGKYFCHDVRVIRLPRHGASLPIGLGVSCSADRQAKGKITKDGIFLEALETDPSKYLPEIDEAKLGGDVVKVDLNRPMSEILATLTQYPVKTRLSLTGTIIVARDSAHAKIRERLENGQGMPDYLKNHPVYYAGPAKTPEGFASGSFGPTTAGRMDSFVDQFQSFGGSMVMLAKGNRSAQVREACARHGGFYLGSIGGPAARLAQDCIRKVEVLEYPELGMEAVWRIEVEDFPAFIVIDDKGNDFFKELNLG, from the coding sequence ATGGCCTATACCCATGTCGATCTCTTCCCGCTCGGCGAGGACAAGACGCCCTATCGCTCGCTCGGCAGCGACGGTGTCACGGTCGAGACGGTCGCTGGGCGCGAGGTCCTGAGCGTCTCGCGCGAGGCGATCCGGAAGCTCTCCGAGCAGGCCTTCATCGACATCAACCATCTGCTGCGGCCCGGTCACCTCGCCCAACTCGCCAAGATCCTCGACGACCCGGAGGCGACCTCGAACGACCGCTTCGTCGCCTACGACCTGCTCAAGAACGCAGGGATCGCCGCCGGCGGCGTGCTGCCGATGTGCCAGGATACCGGCACGGCGATCATCATGGGCAAGAAGGGCCGCACGGTCTGGACCGAGGGCGACGACGAGGCGGCGCTCGGCGAGGGCGTCTACGACGCCTATCTCAAGCGCAATCTGCGCTATTCCCAGGTCGCGCCGCTTTCCATGTTTGAGGAGAAGAACACCGCGACCAACCTGCCGGCGCAGATCGACATCTATGCCGAGGGTGAGGACGCCTACAAATTCCTCTTCGTGGCCAAGGGCGGCGGCTCGGCCAACAAGACCTTCCTCTTCCAGGCGACGCCCTCGCTCCTGACCAAAGACCGGATGATGGCGTTCCTGAAGGAGAAGATCCTGACGCTCGGCACCGCTGCCTGTCCGCCCTATCACCTCGCCATCGTCATCGGCGGCACCTCGGCCGAGCAGAACCTCAAAACCGTCAAGCTCGCCTCGACCAAGTATCTCGACGCGCTGCCGACCAAGGGTTCAGCCAGCGGTCACGCCTTCCGCGACCTCGAGATGGAGGAGGAGGTCCACAAGCTGACGCAGGCGCTCGGCGTCGGCGCCCAGTTCGGCGGCAAGTATTTCTGCCATGACGTGCGCGTCATCCGCCTGCCGCGGCACGGCGCCTCGCTGCCGATCGGGCTCGGCGTCTCCTGCTCGGCCGACCGTCAGGCCAAGGGCAAGATCACCAAGGACGGCATCTTCCTCGAGGCGCTCGAGACCGATCCGTCGAAATACCTGCCCGAGATCGACGAGGCCAAGCTCGGCGGCGATGTCGTCAAGGTCGACCTCAACCGGCCGATGAGCGAGATTCTCGCCACATTGACGCAATATCCAGTAAAGACCCGGCTCTCGCTGACCGGAACGATCATCGTCGCGCGCGACTCGGCCCATGCCAAGATCCGCGAGCGGCTGGAGAACGGCCAGGGCATGCCGGACTACCTGAAGAACCACCCGGTCTATTATGCCGGCCCGGCCAAGACCCCGGAGGGCTTTGCCTCCGGCTCCTTCGGCCCGACCACGGCCGGCCGGATGGATTCCTTCGTCGACCAGTTCCAGTCCTTCGGCGGCTCGATGGTGATGCTGGCCAAGGGCAACCGCTCGGCGCAGGTCAGGGAAGCCTGCGCGCGCCATGGCGGCTTCTATCTCGGCTCGATCGGCGGCCCGGCGGCACGCCTCGCCCAGGACTGCATCCGCAAGGTCGAGGTGCTCGAATATCCCGAGCTCGGCATGGAAGCGGTCTGGCGGATCGAGGTCGAGGATTTCCCGGCCTTCATCGTCATCGACGACAAGGGCAACGACTTCTTCAAGGAGCTGAACCTCGGATGA
- a CDS encoding alpha/beta hydrolase family protein, translating into MNLRRLVCCIACCLAASLTQAAGLKSVDIPAEGALQPLKGAVWYPCNQPPSEARIGPFVMSVSMNCPLAGEKRPLIVVSHGRTGSFLGHRDTAEVLADAGFIVVAINHPGDTSLDQSRTREFSVFVERPADIKRVVDYMLGSWPDAARIDAGRVGFFGFSRGGYTGLVAVGANPYFGKRLRLCDGKSDPLCEQVRMGTLPELSHDPRIKAAVIADPLSVFFTQESFKNVRVPVQLWGSERGGDGVTPASVADIAGWLPTKPDFRVVPGSQHFSFLPPCPAELAQSAGELCSDQPGFDRAAFHADFNASVLAFFKAQLGQPPEIK; encoded by the coding sequence ATGAACCTTCGCCGTCTTGTCTGCTGCATCGCCTGTTGCCTTGCAGCCTCGCTGACGCAGGCCGCTGGGCTCAAGTCCGTCGACATTCCCGCCGAGGGGGCGCTCCAGCCGCTCAAGGGCGCGGTCTGGTACCCATGCAATCAGCCGCCGAGCGAGGCGCGGATCGGCCCCTTCGTCATGTCCGTCAGCATGAATTGCCCGCTCGCTGGCGAGAAACGCCCGCTCATCGTGGTCTCGCATGGCAGGACCGGCAGCTTCCTCGGACATCGCGACACGGCCGAGGTTCTGGCCGATGCCGGCTTCATCGTCGTCGCGATCAATCACCCCGGCGATACCAGCCTGGACCAGAGCCGTACGCGCGAGTTCTCGGTCTTCGTCGAGCGGCCGGCCGACATCAAGCGCGTGGTCGATTACATGCTCGGCTCATGGCCCGATGCAGCCAGGATCGATGCCGGGCGCGTCGGGTTCTTCGGCTTCTCACGCGGCGGCTACACCGGGCTCGTCGCCGTCGGGGCCAATCCATATTTCGGCAAGCGCCTCAGGCTCTGCGACGGCAAGAGCGACCCGCTCTGCGAGCAAGTCCGCATGGGCACGCTTCCAGAGCTCAGCCATGATCCGCGCATCAAGGCGGCGGTCATCGCCGATCCGCTCAGCGTTTTCTTTACGCAGGAGAGCTTCAAGAATGTGCGGGTGCCGGTTCAGCTCTGGGGTTCCGAGCGCGGCGGCGACGGAGTGACCCCGGCCAGTGTCGCGGACATAGCAGGTTGGCTGCCGACGAAACCGGATTTCCGCGTCGTGCCCGGCTCCCAGCATTTTTCATTTCTGCCGCCCTGCCCAGCTGAGCTGGCCCAGTCGGCAGGCGAGCTCTGCAGCGATCAGCCCGGCTTCGACCGGGCCGCTTTCCACGCCGATTTCAACGCCAGCGTGCTCGCCTTCTTCAAGGCGCAGCTCGGCCAGCCGCCAGAGATCAAGTAG
- the rpoN gene encoding RNA polymerase factor sigma-54, which translates to MAMMPRMELRQGQSLVMTPQLLQAIKLLQLSHLELQSFVEGELERNPLLERSDETPEPGSLNGAGESPLAVDAETYARAESLNTQEGMEGRLGTGLDNVFQNEQPQAARLETQGADSLPIIGGAYGGSGGSFDEGPDGFESSLTGELSLHDHLSAQLDLAMTAPAERLIGHHIIDGVDDSGYLSEPLADIAQRLGVALSRVEAVLAVVQGFDPSGVAARDVSECLAIQLRERNRYDPAMQALLANLPLLAKRDFAALKRICGVDDEDIADMVAEIRRLDPKPGRAFGGSAAETVVPDVFIRAAPDGSWLVDLNPDTLPRVLVNQTYHARVSKAVRSDVEKAFIAECLQTANWLTRSLEQRARTILKVASEIVRQQDGFFAHGVEHLRPLNLKTVADAIGMHESTVSRVTSNKYLACSRGVFEMKYFFSAAIAATGYGEAHSAEAVRHRIKQMIDEEAPGDVLSDDAIVVKLKGNGIDIARRTVAKYRESLRIPSSMERRREKAAMALAIR; encoded by the coding sequence ATGGCGATGATGCCACGCATGGAGCTGCGCCAGGGCCAGTCCCTGGTGATGACGCCGCAATTGCTGCAGGCGATCAAGCTGCTCCAGCTCTCGCATCTCGAACTGCAGAGCTTCGTCGAGGGCGAGCTTGAGCGCAATCCACTGCTCGAGCGCAGTGACGAGACTCCGGAGCCGGGTTCACTGAACGGTGCGGGTGAAAGCCCGCTCGCCGTTGACGCAGAAACCTATGCTCGCGCCGAGAGCCTCAACACCCAGGAAGGCATGGAGGGCAGACTCGGCACCGGGCTCGACAATGTCTTCCAGAATGAGCAGCCGCAGGCGGCGCGGCTGGAGACACAAGGGGCCGACAGCCTGCCGATCATCGGCGGGGCCTATGGTGGCTCCGGCGGCTCCTTCGACGAGGGGCCGGACGGTTTCGAGAGCAGCCTGACCGGCGAGCTCTCGCTGCACGATCATCTCAGCGCCCAGCTCGACCTGGCCATGACCGCGCCGGCGGAGCGATTGATCGGCCATCACATCATCGATGGCGTCGACGATTCCGGCTATCTGAGCGAGCCTCTGGCCGATATCGCCCAGCGCCTCGGCGTCGCCCTCTCCAGGGTCGAGGCGGTGCTCGCCGTCGTGCAGGGCTTCGACCCGAGCGGTGTCGCCGCCCGCGATGTCAGCGAGTGCCTGGCGATCCAGCTGCGTGAGCGCAACCGCTACGACCCGGCGATGCAGGCCCTGCTTGCCAACCTGCCACTCCTCGCCAAGCGTGACTTCGCCGCCCTCAAGCGGATCTGCGGCGTCGACGACGAGGACATCGCCGACATGGTCGCCGAGATCAGGCGGCTGGATCCCAAGCCTGGGCGCGCCTTCGGCGGCTCGGCGGCGGAGACGGTGGTGCCGGACGTCTTCATCCGCGCCGCGCCGGACGGCTCCTGGCTGGTCGACCTCAACCCCGACACGCTGCCGCGCGTGCTGGTCAACCAGACCTATCACGCCCGCGTCTCGAAGGCGGTGCGGAGCGATGTGGAGAAGGCGTTCATCGCCGAATGCCTGCAGACGGCGAACTGGCTGACCCGCTCGCTCGAGCAGCGCGCCCGCACCATCCTGAAGGTCGCCAGCGAGATCGTGCGTCAGCAGGACGGCTTCTTCGCCCATGGCGTCGAGCATTTGCGCCCGCTCAACCTGAAGACGGTCGCCGATGCGATCGGCATGCATGAATCGACCGTCTCACGCGTCACCTCGAACAAATATCTCGCCTGCTCACGCGGCGTCTTCGAGATGAAGTACTTCTTTTCCGCCGCGATCGCCGCAACCGGCTATGGCGAGGCACATTCGGCCGAGGCCGTGCGCCACCGCATCAAGCAGATGATCGACGAGGAGGCGCCGGGCGATGTGCTCTCCGATGACGCCATCGTCGTCAAGTTGAAGGGCAACGGCATCGACATCGCCCGCCGCACCGTGGCGAAGTATCGGGAATCGCTGCGCATTCCATCCTCGATGGAGCGGCGTCGCGAAAAGGCGGCGATGGCGCTCGCCATACGCTGA